The genomic interval gcttggccctgcatttgtgaaatcgcagtcattaaaagttaatgagtctcgaatttcaagtttgggagaaaccccgctctgataggtgatactgggaattaagagttgtaatgtgtattttacttatgttattacaaatgattttttatatgaaaacttagtactagtaagtcttgggaatgaaatcaagaaattctagttaaatcaagttcattgatattccattgttttaattgaggaacaaagttgaattgttacatgtgtatttagagaaacgtgatatcctaaattagatattaaaatttttattctctttaacatattttctttatccgctgcaagttttcttcaaataatttagtatatattattataaatgttattttgaggTTTAGAGTGTCACACAAAACCTACCTTACAAAATGtacatattttttagaaaaattgacACACACAAAATACAAGGTTTTCAAATGTAATTTTACCAGAAAGACTATATTTAAAAGGAAATGTGtagtttttttattgttgatgttttcaaaaatatattttctaactACTCTTCCCCTATTATGGAACTCACTGAGATTAGCATCTCACCcctatttttatgtattatagtAGATTAGAATGATTAATTCGCAATATTCTACATTATTTTTAGATAAGTACTGATGGATATTACAATGGTCTTTTAAATTGTATGCTTCGGTCAAATTAGTCCGtgaattttgtgaattggcaaATATATCtctaacttttaaaaatatcaataaaagtaGTTTGTGTGTAAACCTTTTTAGTTGAACATTTTAATGTGACTCTGTAATTGAATATGTAGTTTATCCACGTTGATTCCACatcatgtttatttttttggggacaattttgttaatgaaattttgtaTTCTCAGGGATAAAATTGcaaaataattgtaattttgtatTGACTAATTATGGACAAATAAGTCCATGaaagatttaaattttactgGAAAATTAGTTCACGTTGTGATGACATTGCTATGCGATCAATGTAGATGAGTCAAATAGTATAATCACTAagataaaagtttaaatatggactattataataactattttacaattttagaaATACATTTTTCGATTTGTAAAATTCAGGCATTAATTTAACCGGTCCTTacaatttaaagaattttttttgcatattcagtcattttttattagaaaattgaAACGCGACACGAGAccaaaaaatatgatttaagaagaaacaaaacaatataatatcaataataaaaattggattttataaattttaataccaattaatatttctttgcaaaactattttttacatATTGTATGCTTCTAACAAATAAGTTCATcgattaatttatttgactaGTTAGGGAAAACTACGAAATTGAAATAATCATgatgaaatttttatatatatatttttatcggGTTGTTAgcataaaattttgtaaaaaaggacgaaaatgatgttcatatagaaaatatgttttatgtGTTTGTTGGTTTGGTAGAGTAAAACTTTTcagtattttataaattaaaattatattttatttagtaattTCTTTGTATAATAGAATTccaaaaaaacaatattacacttcagaaatttaaaatcagaaaatatataacaaataaatatgattcaaattttcatAAAGCAAAAAACTATCCCACTTTAAAGAGTTGGTACAATTTTTCACTTTGCTTATTGCTATaaagtttttgttgttgtacttCTAGCTTACTTCATGATATGCTTGACCCATATGGTAGAATTATGGAATCCtgtggataaataaaaataacaataagcTGGtgtgtaataaaaaaaaagtcatcattttaagtttttctatatagaaaaataattattaaatattaacagttgtttttaaaaaaatgtataagaTTTTCTGTGATTTAGCAAGAAAAGAGAAAGGCAAACTTACGTGTTGCAGTCAATGCTAGGATCAAACGAAAAAGAAAGACTAAGGTTACAAAGTTGTGGGAGTTGTTTTGTTTTGTCAGAGTTAACGCCAAATTTTATTGAAGCTCCTTTGAGACATTCACAAACATCACGTCGAACCTGAGTGGTGTCCGCCTTTTGATTTAAGTTTTGTGCTCCTTCACAACAGGAAGTAGATGGTGTTGGTGGGCCTAATCCTGTCAAAAAAGGGACACATGGCAACAATGACACGATAGCCTCAGAGCAACTGATGTCATCAATTTGACGTGCATCCAATGTTGTCACTTGCAAGCCTAAAACCATTACAAGCGTTAAAAAAGCAATAATCTTCTTCCCCATCatcttaatttaattatgtgtATACACTATACACTCTAGgtttttataaagttttaagATGATCAACCACTACAATCATCCCTTAATTTATAGGCAAGATAGGTTACCATTTTATGGTAACACATAAGTgtctatttcatttttatttattaaaaaattaaatctcaTTAGAgtcttcatttttcattttcttttgaatattaattattatcttaaaTATGCATAAATTATATCTGTTAATGACTAAAGCAATAAtggtaaaaattattaaaaattaaatatttatcctaaattaaataatacttATTAGAACAAATTTAACATCATCTAAATAtgaaagtaaataataaaacatgtgcactaaatataataataataataataataataataataataataataataataataataataataataataataataataatagtcataataataataattatggaaatagtaatattaaaataattgtaataattgaatacaCAGGataaatttactaaaaacaaaaatatgtaccaaataaaattaatttatgcaaagaaatcaaacaattaaattatgttGTTCAACCTATCAGTTCAACACTAcctaaaattgaattaattttctaaaacaatcattcaaaaagTTTGACTATTATCTTAAATAGAACAAAAAACCTTTATTCTACACAAAGGTAAATATTGATGATGGTTGTTTTGATGACCGTCAATGCCTATGGTCTGACTTATTTATGCTCTGACCTGATAGACCAACCTTTAGTAATATCCAAAGATAATTAAAGATAATATCCAAACACAACATTAGTAATAtccaaatataattatttataaattaataattaaaataagagatacttagaaataattaaaatataaatatgtgccACTTTACAATAACCcaacatacaaaaaaatatcaaattaattaccATCTCACGTATACaattaaaattgcataaaatcttattctttaaaatactacactaaaatactattattttaagaaaaatatatcgctcatttaatataatatgtatcaaactagcacatcatagaaagcatccatataacgaaaattagtcaaaaaatttatcaacatatatctaaaataattttattcatcaaattatttatttaaaatcttattcaattaataaaatagtttattataaaatttagggtgttacaaacAACATTtagattaataacataaaactataaaacatgACAAAGTCCGCAAGTATGAACAAATTAAAGTGTTTGAAATACCCATACATTCGAAATTGCAAGAATGAAGACACCAAAGTAATTGATTGAACTTGCACTAGATCGAAGCtgaattatcaatttttaaccaattgaaCAGGACAACAAGCCGGAAAACCAAAACAACACTGCAACAAggcaaaaaaacaaaacaatgtcACACTAAGACAACAAAATCATGAAAAATAACACtgaaaaaaattacttatattaataaaagagaaggagaaaaatgaattcattgtttttttacatattattttCTAATGTTCAATCATTTTATTGCGCCAAGGACACTGTAAAGTTCATATATTTAGTTAACTCACTTCAATAAAaaagagttttatttttatacattgTAATTGTAAAGATTTTTACACTATAAATTACAATTGTTGAAACATTAATAGTATTTAACTTTTGTCCTAACtacttatataattatttacataATCAGTTTTAATTTATCTTACATAGTGCACACAAATTAAGAGTATTTCCAAAACTAAGAATATAATCACCGAATAAGCAAAATATTGACCCTCTACAAACCTCTCTCGGAACTCTCCTCCATACGAAACTTGGATGTATGGCCATCGCATAAGGGAGTGTTCTTTGTCGGATTTAAATATTTGTCCTCTATTTCATGTTGCATTCCATCATCATGTGTCGGTTAGAGATGTTGGGTTATGGGTTTTCCCTATTCGACTTATATTTGCATGACaagtgtaagacccttaattttgaaatcctaaattatacaattttagggtattttgtgttgaatttctaaGGCTTTTAGctaagttattgatattttgtgagtttaatgtcaaaaatatctttttggcaacccgattaaaattatttatcgataaataatttagattaattacggtgaatcttttgtcgaaagaTAAATTTTCTGAGATGCGgcgtttttcagaaaaatttatCTACTGATTGAATTGCGGCGAGAGaacatatttttttgaaaaagtggtttgagaagtgGTTTGAGGTGATTGgtgaaatgatgatttttataaaatatctaaatatttatttagatattttttatatatatatatatatatatatatatatatatatatatacttaaaaaaaaaaaacatttttcttatCTTCCACGTCACCTTcactcttcttcttccttttctctcTGCTACCAAAGCTTTGGCGTTttcaaaaaaaactcaaacacaaaTTTCTACTTTTCTTCGACTTCTGAGCTTCATTTTGAGAtgtgacagaagggaaagttgtttaTCTCCATGttgcggtgctagtgaactaactttgggAGCGATgtctccttccaaatttttaggttgcatataggatgctatATGTAAATTTGTGGAGTTGTAacttggtgaaattgatgtgtgattttgtggaaaaggaatttaattcatttatgtgtgttttgaggaaattaaagttgatgtgtttgaggtgtgatttgtgaaaattaatttggcgtGATTTGTGACACCCAAAGTCCCAAAATGACAtatgtaataatttatactataattttttgagtaaaatttgcagcggataaagaaaatatgttttcaagaaaataaaaaacttttgtaactaatttaggatatcacgtttctcaaagtacacatgcaacaattcaaactttattactcaattaaaacaatttaatctcaatgaacttgatttaactataaattcttattttaattccaaaaacttactagtactaaattttcatataaaaagtcatttgtaattacataactaaaatataaattacaactctaaattctcggtatcacctatcagagcggggtttctcccacaCATGAACTTCAAgtaaacaatcataatagaaccgtatcattacacaaacactCTATCAAGAAAATaccacattaaaaagtcaaaatcactcaaggaaaataaacaaatttcactataacatctaATCGtgtaagagaaattatcaccacacacgatacatattaatcacaaccaaacaatcacaataaaatgcaatgctatgcatgagcttagactctacttcagaatgtggtaccattctaactctgaagtacttggttaggaggcttgatactatgccaccatttcagtggacggacaattcaaattggccctgtcctcatagatcccctcaactcaacccgagacacatatatgtgacagtcgaggtaaacgtgtgttgtgtggtagttcccgacatttggagtgctacctcgaagtc from Cicer arietinum cultivar CDC Frontier isolate Library 1 chromosome 5, Cicar.CDCFrontier_v2.0, whole genome shotgun sequence carries:
- the LOC101491426 gene encoding non-specific lipid-transfer protein A-like, with translation MGKKIIAFLTLVMVLGLQVTTLDARQIDDISCSEAIVSLLPCVPFLTGLGPPTPSTSCCEGAQNLNQKADTTQVRRDVCECLKGASIKFGVNSDKTKQLPQLCNLSLSFSFDPSIDCNT